ATCAGGCCGAATGGCGGGCCAGCATGGGGATTGGCGAGAATGACAACCCGATCGCAGCCGGGATCGTTGCGGGGATCAACAGCGCCGCCCAGCAGCAAGCCTTCTGGAACGCACGGGCAGCCGAAGCCCAGTCGCGCTACTTCATGGCGCAATATGGCTGTCAGGCCGGCTATTGTGCCGGTGGCGGCGGTCACGGCAGGCATCATGGCGACCGTGACAGGGACCGGGATCACGACGACGATAGGCGTGGTCACGACCGCGGCCGCAACGAAGATCGCAGCGAAGGAACCCAAGCCAGCAAGCAGCAGGCATCCGGTTCCTCCTCGTCTGGCAACGGCTCAAGCTCCGGCAATGGCGCACGGCTGACGCAGGAGCGCGGTGCCGCGCCTGCCCCCATTACAGGCTCGTCATCCTCTGCACCTTCCACGCCGCCCGCCGCAGAACAGGCACCAACCCTACGGACCGAACTTATCGGCACGGAACCCGCGTTCGGCGGCACACAGGCGATGGCTTGTGCGGCGGCGAAACGGCTACCGCCGAAACGCAGCACGCCCGGCAACAGTAGCCTGCAGTTCACCGGTAAAATCATGGAAGAATGTGGCTGTCAGGACAGCACACGGGGCATCAACGAGAATATCGCCCGTAACCGGCGCATCATCGCGAAACGGCAGGAGGAACTGGCCAATACGCAGAATGACGCCTACCGCCGGCAAGCCGAACTCAGCATCCAGCATGCCGAGGGTGAAATTGCCGAGCTTGAGGAACAGCTTCGCACAAAGGCATGGCGGTGCACCGCCACGCACGAGGCGAAGGTTTCATCGTCTAACGTTAGGTGAATTAGCGCCCGGTCGGCGTCGTGGCGCTTGCCACGGCGGTGGCAGGGCAGGCTTTACCGATGCGCTGGTAGCTGACAGGCATGAGATCGAGAAGCGGCAGGGCTTCGCGCGCCGAACCGCCTTCAAGCGATGCGACCTTCAGCATCTCGCCGCAAAAATCGGCGACTTCCCAGCTACCCAGGGAAATCAGGTTGGCCTGCGCTACCAGATAGCTGTCGATCGTGGTGCGGCCATCGCGCTTCAGGAAACCGCTGAGGGTGCGATAATTGTCGGTGAATTCGGCGCGGTGATTGGTCACGAAGCCATTATAGAATTCAGCGAGCGCCTTGGTATGCGAATGGCGGCACTGCAGGGCGGCCACCATGAACTGGGTCTGCACAAAGCGGATCTTGTCGGCGCGTTCTTCCTTGGGATTCAGGCACGACTGCCCGCCCGCGATTGCCGGTGCTGCCGTCATCATGGCTGCTACCGCCGTCGCCAACGCGGCCTTCGCCGCCCGATACGCAAACTGTTTCATGGATTCCGCCCCTGCCTGAGCCTTATTGCTGCCTGAAAGCAAGCCTGCCCTTAGAGTGTTAATGATATCTTAAGGGCACAATTAACAGCAAGTTCGAACTGACGATGCGGTGAAATCCGGCAGATTCTTCGGCGCCCACCTTGCCAAACTGCCAAAAATCCTTAGGGTCGCCGGAATAACAAATTTACGGGGGAATTGACGTGACAGCCACAGAACCGACGGTACAGACAGGCGAGCCGATGCATCGCCAGCTCTGGTTCCGCGTGCTGGCCGGGCTTGTGCTTGGAGGGTTTGTCGGCACTTTGATGGGACCAGATCTCGGCCTGATGGATCAGGGGATCGCCTTGCAGATCGGCGAATGGCTGGCCCTGCCCGGCCGCCTGTTCCTGACCCTTCTCAAATTCATCGTCATCCCGCTCGTGATATCGAGCGTGATGCTCGGCATTTGCGACGGCAACGACATCAGGGCCATTCGCACGCTTGGCAGCGGCCTTGTCTATTTCGTCATCACCACGACGATTGCCATCATCATCGGCTTCACCATCACCGGCCTTATCCAGCCGGGCTCGCAGATCGACAGCAGCCAGCTTGGCGCTGTTGTGCGGCCTGACATCGTTGCCCCGAATGTGGGTGGCGGCTCGATCCCTTCCACGATTGTCAGTGCGATCCCGACAAACCTTGTCGAGCATATGGTCAAATCCGACATGCTGCAGGTGGTGATTGCCGCCGTCATCTTCGGCCTTGCTCTCCTGAAAATGCCGAATATCGAAGGCCGCCCGATTGTCGACCTGATGCGTTCCACGCAGCAGGTCTGCATGACCATCGTGATGTGGCTGATGAAATTCGCCCCCGTTGTGGTGTTCGGCCTGATCGCCAATACGGTGATCACCATGGGCTTTGGCGCCATCAGCGCGGTTTCGCTATTCTTCCTGACCGTGATCCTTGGCCTTCTCGCCATGATCGCCGTCTATATGTTCCTCGTGTCCGTCGTTGGTGGCCGTAATCCCGTTACCTTCATCCGTGACTGCCGCGATGTGATGGTGCTTGCCTTCTCCACCTCGTCGTCGTCGGCCACCATGCCGGTGACGCTGCGGACAGTGGAAGAAGTCCACAAGATCCGCCCGACTGTCGGCCGCCTGGTCATTCCGCTTGGCACCACGATCAATATGGACGGCACCGCCATCTATCAGGCGATTGCCGCCCTTTTCATCGCGCAGGCCTACGGTATCGATCTCACCACCTTCCAGATGGTGTCGATCATCGTGCTGTCGATCGCGGGCTCCATCGGCACGCCGGGCATTCCGTCGGCGGGTATCCCGATCCTTGCCGCCATTCTGGAAAGCCAGAATATTCCAGTGGAAGGGATCGCGCTGATCCTGGGCGTTGACCGCCTGCTGGACATGAGCCGTACAGTTATCAACGTTGTGGGCGACATGACGGCAGCCGCCGTGCTCGACCGCCTGTTCGGCCACAAGATGGAAGGCGATGCCGCGCCCGACAATCCCGCCTGAGGCACAAACTTGCCTTTTGGCTTATCATTCGCGGCGCCGGGTGCTATATGCCCCGGCGTTTCGCTTTATGTTAGTGTTTGAAGTCAGCCTGCGGAAAGGATGCACACCCATGACCGAGAAGAAAAAAGCCGTCGTTCTCCTCTCCGGTGGGCTCGATTCCGCGACGGTTGTCGCCATGGCGCAGGCGGATGGCTTTGACGTGCATGCCCTGTCGTTCCGCTATGGCCAGCGCCACAGCGTTGAGCTTGATGCCGCTGAACGCGTCGCCCGCCAGCTCGGGGTAAAGGAACACAAGATCGCGACGCTCGACCTGCGCCTGTTCGGCGGCAGTGCGCTGACCGCCGATATCGATGTGCCGAAGGACCGCGACGAAAGCGCCATGACCGCTGACATCCCGGTCACCTACGTGCCGGCGCGCAACACGATCTTCCTGTCGTTCGCCCTCGCCTATGCTGAAACAGCCGGTGCTCGCGACATTTTCATCGGCGTCAATGCGCTTGATTATTCAGGCTACCCGGATTGCCGCCCGGACTATATCGCGGCTTATGAGAAGATGGCGAACCTCGCCACACGGGTCGGCGTGTCTGATACCGAGCACCCGTTGCATATCCAGACCCCGCTCATCGACCTGACGAAAGCCCAGATCATCGCCGCCGGCACCAAGCTTGGCGTGGACTATAGCCTGACCAT
The Gimibacter soli DNA segment above includes these coding regions:
- the queC gene encoding 7-cyano-7-deazaguanine synthase QueC; its protein translation is MTEKKKAVVLLSGGLDSATVVAMAQADGFDVHALSFRYGQRHSVELDAAERVARQLGVKEHKIATLDLRLFGGSALTADIDVPKDRDESAMTADIPVTYVPARNTIFLSFALAYAETAGARDIFIGVNALDYSGYPDCRPDYIAAYEKMANLATRVGVSDTEHPLHIQTPLIDLTKAQIIAAGTKLGVDYSLTISCYDPDPAGHACGHCDSCLLRKKGFREAGIDDPTPYQQGA
- a CDS encoding dicarboxylate/amino acid:cation symporter; amino-acid sequence: MTATEPTVQTGEPMHRQLWFRVLAGLVLGGFVGTLMGPDLGLMDQGIALQIGEWLALPGRLFLTLLKFIVIPLVISSVMLGICDGNDIRAIRTLGSGLVYFVITTTIAIIIGFTITGLIQPGSQIDSSQLGAVVRPDIVAPNVGGGSIPSTIVSAIPTNLVEHMVKSDMLQVVIAAVIFGLALLKMPNIEGRPIVDLMRSTQQVCMTIVMWLMKFAPVVVFGLIANTVITMGFGAISAVSLFFLTVILGLLAMIAVYMFLVSVVGGRNPVTFIRDCRDVMVLAFSTSSSSATMPVTLRTVEEVHKIRPTVGRLVIPLGTTINMDGTAIYQAIAALFIAQAYGIDLTTFQMVSIIVLSIAGSIGTPGIPSAGIPILAAILESQNIPVEGIALILGVDRLLDMSRTVINVVGDMTAAAVLDRLFGHKMEGDAAPDNPA